One genomic region from Syntrophobacterales bacterium encodes:
- a CDS encoding PH domain-containing protein yields the protein MVVGSALEKALFTVFFIGTAYLFWESLWRRVTIDENGLFLRRLLNQKKLPWEAITHVGGLTIKNKSYILLTTAVGFFIISNYYEKFNLLAEDLLSHVETDRVEDAARFLVEEKPVGVAGVALVWVAAVLLTGIIVLKMYPFIL from the coding sequence ATGGTGGTAGGTTCTGCGCTTGAAAAGGCATTATTCACAGTTTTTTTTATCGGGACGGCATATCTGTTTTGGGAATCACTCTGGCGCAGAGTGACCATTGACGAAAACGGCCTCTTTCTCCGCAGGCTTCTGAACCAGAAAAAACTGCCATGGGAAGCGATAACCCATGTGGGAGGCTTGACGATAAAAAACAAGTCTTATATCTTGCTCACAACTGCCGTCGGTTTCTTCATAATTTCAAATTATTATGAAAAATTTAACCTTTTGGCGGAAGATCTCCTGTCTCATGTCGAAACCGACAGGGTTGAAGACGCAGCGCGTTTTCTGGTTGAAGAAAAACCGGTGGGGGTGGCCGGAGTTGCTTTAGTCTGGGTGGCCGCTGTTTTGCTAACCGGTATTATCGTCTTGAAGATGTACCCTTTTATTTTATGA
- the moaC gene encoding cyclic pyranopterin monophosphate synthase MoaC, protein MKELSHLDEKGQARMVDVTAKPATHRQATARGRVLMRPETAALIQEGGMPKGDVFSTARIAGIMAAKKTPELIPMCHPLEMTAIELSFLTDVSAGEIVIEAKAGMIGRTGIEMEVMTAVAVAALTIYDMCKAVDREIILTDIKLIRKEGGKSGVFVRPEAKA, encoded by the coding sequence ATGAAAGAGCTGTCCCATCTCGACGAAAAAGGCCAGGCACGCATGGTTGACGTAACGGCCAAACCCGCAACCCATCGTCAGGCAACCGCCAGGGGAAGGGTGCTGATGCGCCCGGAAACAGCGGCGCTGATTCAGGAGGGAGGGATGCCGAAGGGGGATGTTTTCTCCACGGCGCGCATCGCTGGCATTATGGCGGCCAAAAAGACGCCGGAGCTGATACCGATGTGTCATCCCCTGGAAATGACGGCGATTGAACTTTCCTTTTTGACCGATGTTTCCGCAGGGGAGATTGTGATCGAGGCGAAAGCCGGGATGATTGGCCGGACGGGTATCGAGATGGAAGTCATGACCGCGGTTGCGGTCGCGGCGCTGACTATTTATGATATGTGCAAGGCAGTTGATCGGGAAATTATTTTGACCGACATCAAGCTTATCAGAAAGGAAGGCGGCAAGAGCGGGGTTTTTGTCAGACCTGAGGCAAAGGCTTGA
- a CDS encoding glycosyltransferase: MKNTVLKDDVLNKIHDLKKTDILVGIPSFNNAATIGHVVRAVQAGLSKYFPECKAVIVNSDGGSTDSTVKTVQDAAIDDFDSILLTHRKEPALKITTPYHGIPGKGSAFRTIFSVAELLQAKACIVVDSDLRSITPEWVELLVKPVLRGDFDFVAPLYHRHKYDGTITNSIVYPLTRALYGKQVRQPIGGDFGFSGELASFYLAKDVWDTDVARYGIDIWMTTTAIANDYRICQSFLGAKIHDAKDPGADLSAMLYQVVGAAFDLMEDYAKEWETVTASKPIPTFGFRYAVGLEPVSVNIQRMIERFRLGVRELVDIWGKFLPRKVIGYLLRVAELPEAEFSFSDEAWAGIIYSFALAAHTRMINREHLLKALTPLYIGRTASFVKETIESDAAEVEEKIEELCRLFERKKHILSENWQI, from the coding sequence ATGAAAAACACCGTTCTCAAAGATGATGTGCTTAACAAGATTCATGACCTGAAAAAAACGGACATTCTTGTCGGCATCCCCAGTTTCAATAATGCAGCGACCATCGGGCATGTCGTTCGCGCTGTTCAAGCGGGACTGTCCAAATATTTTCCCGAGTGCAAGGCCGTGATTGTCAATTCCGATGGAGGTTCAACCGACAGTACGGTCAAGACCGTCCAGGACGCTGCAATTGACGATTTTGATTCTATACTTTTAACGCATCGCAAGGAACCGGCGCTGAAAATTACCACCCCGTATCACGGTATTCCCGGAAAAGGCAGCGCCTTCAGAACCATCTTCAGCGTGGCGGAACTGCTCCAGGCCAAGGCCTGCATTGTGGTTGATTCCGATCTCCGAAGCATTACCCCCGAATGGGTTGAACTGCTTGTCAAGCCCGTCTTGAGGGGCGATTTCGATTTTGTCGCCCCTTTATACCACAGACATAAATATGACGGAACCATAACCAACAGCATTGTTTATCCCTTAACCAGGGCGCTCTACGGAAAGCAGGTGCGGCAGCCCATTGGAGGGGATTTTGGTTTCTCCGGAGAGCTTGCCTCATTCTATCTCGCAAAAGATGTCTGGGATACGGATGTGGCTAGATACGGGATCGACATATGGATGACGACAACCGCTATCGCGAACGATTACAGAATATGTCAATCATTCCTCGGTGCAAAGATTCACGACGCCAAGGATCCCGGCGCCGATTTGAGTGCGATGCTGTATCAGGTTGTGGGCGCCGCCTTTGACCTTATGGAAGATTATGCAAAAGAATGGGAAACTGTTACAGCCTCAAAACCGATACCCACGTTTGGCTTCAGGTATGCCGTCGGGTTGGAGCCTGTTTCCGTGAATATTCAGAGAATGATTGAAAGATTCAGACTCGGAGTCAGGGAACTCGTCGATATATGGGGAAAATTTCTTCCCCGTAAGGTAATTGGATATCTTTTGCGGGTAGCGGAACTTCCTGAAGCAGAATTCTCTTTTTCTGACGAAGCCTGGGCTGGGATCATCTACAGCTTTGCCCTGGCGGCTCATACCCGGATGATAAACCGTGAACATCTTCTCAAAGCGCTTACCCCTCTGTACATCGGCAGAACGGCTTCCTTTGTAAAAGAAACCATAGAAAGCGACGCGGCGGAGGTTGAAGAGAAGATCGAGGAATTGTGCCGGCTGTTTGAGAGAAAGAAACATATTCTCTCCGAAAACTGGCAGATATGA
- a CDS encoding glycosyl transferase has product MADFCQNGVITTLQKLGNRSAGEIDLELKKVSDERKMVLLLPALFSEFKGPAMPKIIKELKGIDYLHRIVLSLDRADEAQFLQAKNMMASLPVEVRVIWHDGPRMKRLLGELASADFQMEIPGKGRSVWMSIGYILAHSDVYAIALHDCDIVNYQREIVSRLLYPVVHPGLDFEFSKGYYARVTDRLYGRVTRLFYTPLIQTLRRMLGYNAFIEYLGNFRYALSGEFAFDTHLAKGIRISPTWGLEVSMLSEVYQKTSVNRICQVEVIESYEHKHQKLDKAHATQGLIRMATDIGNALFRVLSEDGLVMSEAFFRTLLTAYMQESRIAIEKYNALALLNGLEYDRHQEVEAVEAFVTSLKMAMDEFVNDPVGCPMLAAWKRVWAAIPDFSDRLYAVVEEENR; this is encoded by the coding sequence ATGGCTGACTTTTGTCAGAACGGTGTAATTACGACACTGCAAAAACTTGGGAATAGATCAGCCGGCGAGATCGATCTCGAACTGAAGAAGGTTTCCGACGAGCGGAAAATGGTTCTTTTGCTGCCGGCGCTTTTTTCGGAGTTTAAAGGGCCGGCGATGCCCAAAATCATCAAAGAACTGAAGGGAATAGATTATCTCCACCGGATAGTTTTATCACTTGACAGAGCCGACGAAGCGCAGTTTTTGCAGGCCAAAAATATGATGGCTTCGCTGCCGGTCGAGGTGCGGGTTATCTGGCATGATGGCCCCCGGATGAAGCGTTTGCTGGGTGAGCTGGCGTCTGCCGATTTCCAAATGGAAATTCCCGGCAAAGGCCGTTCGGTATGGATGTCGATCGGTTATATCCTCGCTCACAGCGATGTTTACGCGATTGCCTTGCACGATTGCGATATCGTAAACTATCAGCGGGAGATAGTTTCGCGACTGCTCTACCCGGTCGTGCATCCCGGTCTGGATTTCGAGTTCAGCAAGGGGTACTACGCGCGGGTGACAGACAGACTCTATGGAAGGGTTACGAGACTATTCTACACGCCGCTTATTCAGACGCTCAGGAGAATGCTCGGTTACAACGCCTTCATCGAATATCTGGGCAATTTTCGTTATGCCCTGTCCGGGGAGTTTGCTTTTGACACCCATTTGGCGAAGGGCATCCGCATCTCCCCAACCTGGGGGCTGGAGGTTTCGATGCTAAGCGAGGTTTACCAGAAGACCTCCGTTAATCGAATATGTCAGGTCGAAGTCATTGAATCCTATGAACACAAACATCAAAAACTGGATAAAGCTCATGCGACGCAAGGGTTAATCAGAATGGCGACCGACATCGGCAACGCCCTGTTTCGGGTCTTGAGCGAGGATGGACTGGTTATGAGCGAGGCGTTTTTTCGAACCCTGCTTACCGCATATATGCAGGAATCCCGAATTGCGATCGAAAAATACAATGCGCTGGCGCTGCTCAACGGCCTTGAATATGACCGGCATCAGGAAGTGGAGGCGGTGGAGGCCTTCGTCACTTCGCTGAAAATGGCAATGGACGAATTCGTGAACGATCCAGTCGGTTGTCCCATGCTTGCCGCCTGGAAACGAGTATGGGCGGCAATCCCGGATTTTTCCGACAGGCTATATGCTGTGGTGGAAGAGGAAAATCGCTAG
- a CDS encoding HAD-IIB family hydrolase gives MVRILIFTDLDGSLLNQEDYLYAEAVPTLEKIKAAGIPLVMVTSKTRTEVEHLQTKMNIADPFITENGGGIFFPDSLGMKNLAGGEKKGKYTFIRLGASYGNIRTFFVKAASRFAIRGFGDMKTAEIAELTGMSDIDVGRARRREFTEPFLAENDEDIREIERMARREGFKITKGGRFFHLLGAGQDKGVAVNRLIDIYRKDGMETALVTVGIGDSENDLPMLQQVDIPVLIPRPQQGFLNIELPGLVRAGEPGCRGWNSAVGAILNDLAGGDFPGKVFARP, from the coding sequence CTGGTGCGTATTTTAATTTTTACAGATCTTGACGGAAGCCTCCTTAACCAGGAAGATTATCTGTATGCGGAGGCCGTGCCGACCTTGGAAAAGATCAAGGCAGCCGGCATTCCTTTGGTTATGGTGACCAGCAAAACCAGAACCGAGGTGGAACATCTGCAAACGAAAATGAATATTGCCGATCCTTTTATCACAGAGAACGGCGGCGGAATTTTTTTCCCGGATTCGCTGGGGATGAAAAACCTGGCGGGTGGTGAGAAAAAAGGCAAATATACCTTTATCCGTTTGGGTGCATCGTATGGGAATATCCGAACGTTTTTCGTAAAAGCGGCTTCCCGTTTTGCGATAAGGGGTTTCGGCGACATGAAGACCGCCGAGATTGCCGAGTTGACCGGCATGTCTGATATTGACGTCGGGCGGGCCAGGCGCAGAGAATTTACGGAGCCTTTCCTGGCGGAAAATGACGAGGATATTCGTGAAATAGAAAGGATGGCCCGCCGGGAGGGATTTAAGATAACGAAAGGCGGCCGTTTCTTTCATCTGCTTGGCGCCGGACAGGACAAGGGCGTCGCGGTGAATAGATTAATCGATATCTACCGTAAAGATGGAATGGAAACGGCGTTAGTGACCGTCGGGATCGGCGACAGCGAGAATGATCTGCCGATGCTCCAGCAGGTTGATATCCCGGTTCTGATTCCCCGTCCACAGCAGGGGTTTCTGAATATTGAATTGCCGGGGCTTGTTCGGGCGGGTGAACCCGGATGCCGCGGATGGAACAGCGCTGTCGGAGCGATACTGAATGATCTCGCTGGTGGTGATTTCCCCGGGAAAGTGTTTGCCCGCCCTTAG
- a CDS encoding YifB family Mg chelatase-like AAA ATPase, giving the protein MIVKTLSSAIIGIDSFPVEVEVDITAGLPQFSTVGLPDASVRESKDRIKAAINNSGYKFPAHHVTINLAPADIKKEGTSFDLPIAMAILAAQGMVSLGPLTQYLLIGELSLDGSVKGVHGALSSAFTALSLGVRGIVLPKENASEAALVEGIDVIPVDHLSDVVEFFAERREINPFHVDIEALFRQNSDYPFDFSDIKGQEQAKRAIEVATAGGHNILMIGPPGSGKSMLAQRIVTIIPDFSLSEAIETTQIYSVAGILDRKEALIATRPFRAVHHTISDAGLVGGGHIPRPGEISLAHHGVLFLDELPEFRKNVLETLRQPLEDGKITITRSAQTATYPARFALVASMNPCPCGYYGDSSNRCHCTPQQIRQYQGRVSGPLLDRIDIHIEVPSVRYRDLTARGAGEASSAIKNRIEKARAIQQKRFSGEQTICNARMSEAQIRAFCLIDDESHKLIEMAIDKLGLSARAYTRILKVARTIADLDNSACLTSSHIAEAIQYRSLDRHLI; this is encoded by the coding sequence ATGATCGTCAAAACATTGAGTTCCGCAATCATCGGCATCGATTCCTTCCCAGTTGAAGTTGAGGTAGATATAACCGCCGGCCTTCCCCAGTTTTCCACGGTTGGCCTGCCCGATGCTTCCGTCCGGGAAAGCAAGGATCGCATCAAGGCCGCGATCAACAATTCCGGCTATAAATTCCCTGCTCATCATGTCACCATCAATCTCGCCCCTGCCGACATAAAAAAAGAAGGCACCTCTTTCGACCTGCCGATCGCGATGGCGATACTGGCCGCGCAGGGGATGGTTTCCCTGGGGCCGCTTACGCAGTATCTTCTTATCGGCGAGCTTTCCCTCGATGGCAGCGTCAAAGGTGTGCATGGGGCTCTTTCCTCCGCTTTTACGGCACTCTCTCTCGGCGTTCGGGGCATAGTTCTCCCGAAAGAAAACGCCAGCGAAGCGGCGTTGGTCGAAGGAATCGATGTCATTCCGGTGGATCACCTCTCCGACGTTGTCGAATTTTTTGCAGAGCGCCGGGAAATCAATCCATTCCACGTCGATATCGAGGCGCTCTTCCGGCAAAACAGCGACTATCCATTTGATTTCAGTGATATTAAAGGACAAGAACAGGCCAAACGAGCAATCGAGGTTGCCACTGCTGGCGGGCATAACATCCTGATGATCGGTCCGCCCGGTTCGGGAAAAAGTATGCTTGCTCAGAGAATCGTTACCATAATTCCGGACTTTTCCTTGAGTGAGGCCATCGAAACAACGCAAATCTATTCCGTAGCGGGAATATTGGACCGAAAAGAGGCGCTGATCGCGACGAGGCCGTTTCGCGCAGTGCATCATACCATCTCCGACGCAGGATTGGTCGGCGGAGGCCATATCCCGCGACCGGGGGAGATAAGTCTGGCTCATCATGGGGTCCTTTTTCTCGACGAACTGCCCGAGTTCCGAAAAAACGTTCTGGAGACGCTGCGTCAACCCCTGGAGGACGGCAAAATAACCATAACGCGTTCAGCGCAAACGGCAACCTACCCTGCCCGCTTCGCGCTGGTTGCGTCGATGAATCCCTGTCCCTGCGGTTATTACGGTGACAGCAGCAATCGCTGTCATTGCACTCCGCAGCAGATCCGCCAGTACCAAGGTCGGGTATCCGGTCCTCTTCTCGACCGGATCGACATCCATATTGAGGTGCCCTCCGTCCGCTATCGCGATTTGACGGCGCGGGGAGCAGGAGAAGCCTCGTCGGCAATCAAAAACCGCATAGAAAAAGCCCGGGCGATTCAACAAAAGCGTTTTAGCGGGGAGCAAACCATCTGCAACGCCCGGATGAGCGAAGCCCAGATTCGCGCTTTTTGCCTGATTGACGATGAATCTCATAAACTTATCGAGATGGCGATCGACAAGCTGGGATTGAGCGCCCGCGCCTACACCAGGATACTGAAGGTAGCCAGAACTATTGCTGATCTTGACAACAGCGCTTGTCTAACCTCCTCCCATATTGCCGAGGCTATCCAGTATAGAAGTCTTGATCGCCATCTGATTTAG
- a CDS encoding branched-chain amino acid aminotransferase encodes MEIKFVQAVPEKRKAKPQDESQLGFGKIFTDHFFTMTWSSGRGWHDGAVEPYRPLQLDPTAMCLHYGQEIFEGMKAYRGENGGVFLFRPAENIKRMNNSAERLCMPKIEEPLFMEALEKLLAADKDWIPRTEGSSLYIRPTMIATEHALGVHPANEYLFFIIMSPVGAYYAEGFSPTKIFVTEDYIRSAPGGIGNCKAAGNYAASLYAGEIAKKMGYTQVLWLDAIERKYVEEVGTSNIFFVIDNELITPPLSGSILPGVTRNSVLQLAKSWGIKVSERRLSMDEIINAINNGKLQEAFASGTAAVVSPVGWIYYRNREYAIAGGKIGELTARLYNDILNIQYGNKDDAFGWRIKILA; translated from the coding sequence ATGGAAATAAAATTTGTTCAGGCTGTGCCTGAAAAAAGAAAGGCCAAACCACAGGACGAATCGCAGTTGGGATTTGGCAAGATCTTTACCGATCATTTTTTTACAATGACCTGGAGCAGCGGCCGCGGCTGGCACGATGGTGCAGTCGAACCGTATCGTCCGCTTCAACTTGACCCGACAGCCATGTGCCTGCATTATGGCCAGGAGATTTTCGAGGGGATGAAGGCCTATCGGGGAGAAAATGGCGGCGTTTTCCTTTTTCGGCCAGCGGAAAACATAAAACGGATGAACAACTCGGCGGAGAGACTCTGCATGCCGAAGATTGAGGAGCCTCTTTTTATGGAAGCGCTGGAAAAGCTGCTGGCGGCGGATAAAGACTGGATACCTCGTACGGAAGGATCCTCATTGTATATACGACCAACCATGATTGCCACCGAGCATGCCTTGGGGGTGCACCCGGCAAACGAGTATCTGTTCTTCATCATAATGAGCCCCGTCGGGGCCTATTATGCCGAGGGCTTCAGCCCGACGAAGATCTTCGTCACCGAGGATTACATTCGTTCGGCCCCCGGCGGAATCGGCAACTGCAAGGCAGCAGGGAATTACGCAGCCAGCCTCTACGCAGGGGAAATCGCAAAAAAAATGGGATATACGCAGGTGCTATGGCTCGATGCAATCGAACGGAAGTATGTAGAGGAAGTGGGAACAAGCAATATCTTCTTCGTAATCGATAACGAGTTGATAACCCCTCCCCTTTCGGGAAGCATCCTCCCCGGCGTTACCAGAAACTCGGTGCTTCAGCTTGCCAAAAGCTGGGGAATAAAGGTTTCCGAAAGACGGCTCTCGATGGATGAAATAATTAACGCAATCAATAACGGCAAGTTGCAGGAGGCTTTTGCCTCGGGAACAGCCGCTGTTGTTTCACCTGTCGGTTGGATTTACTACCGAAACAGGGAGTACGCCATTGCCGGTGGTAAAATTGGCGAACTTACCGCCCGGTTGTATAACGATATTCTCAATATCCAGTATGGGAATAAAGACGATGCCTTCGGTTGGCGCATTAAGATATTGGCTTAA
- a CDS encoding outer membrane lipoprotein carrier protein LolA, translating into MGHAEFRTVEELTARIQDVYEKTGDLKAHFIQEVTIKSMKKTDREEGTVWIKNPKMMYWDYTKPKVKKLIIDSRKAWLYVAEDRMAYLQSADDVYRSRLAVKFLSGIGKLSEDFSVRFPKDGHADINGNYLLKLTAKEKGNGIERIDLTIDKKTFQIIQCRFDDEYGNTTRLNFTNIQTNKGVSRSFFTFTPPADVEIVKMP; encoded by the coding sequence TTGGGTCACGCGGAATTTCGCACCGTCGAAGAATTGACCGCCCGGATTCAGGATGTTTACGAAAAGACAGGCGATTTGAAGGCTCATTTTATTCAGGAAGTAACCATCAAATCCATGAAAAAGACGGATCGTGAAGAAGGAACAGTCTGGATCAAGAACCCGAAAATGATGTATTGGGATTATACAAAGCCCAAAGTAAAGAAACTGATCATAGACTCTCGCAAAGCATGGCTTTATGTAGCAGAGGATCGGATGGCGTACCTCCAGAGCGCCGATGACGTTTACCGCTCACGACTCGCTGTAAAATTCCTGTCGGGAATCGGGAAGCTTTCTGAAGACTTTTCCGTTCGTTTTCCCAAGGATGGACATGCCGACATAAACGGGAATTATCTTCTGAAATTAACGGCGAAAGAAAAGGGAAACGGCATTGAGCGCATTGATTTGACGATCGACAAAAAAACCTTTCAGATCATTCAATGCCGTTTCGATGATGAATATGGCAATACCACCCGCCTCAACTTCACAAATATTCAAACTAATAAAGGCGTTTCCAGATCTTTTTTCACCTTTACGCCGCCTGCGGACGTTGAAATAGTCAAGATGCCATAG